From the Scomber scombrus chromosome 22, fScoSco1.1, whole genome shotgun sequence genome, the window acacacgcaGCAGACGCCACAcaatcaacacaacacacaaacagagacgtTGTGACAGTCAGAGAGAAAATATGTGACCGTGAGTCAAAGCAGGGAGAGcaaaggagagcagaggagaggagttcCGCTCCTTggataaataaagcttaaagAAGTGTAGGTTTTGTGCAATAAGGACAATTCTTGGACTGAACGCACAATAACATTTACACATAATAGAATGAGTCAGCACCTCTAAGTGTCGAGACTCATTCAGAAGAGACTCTTTACGACAGGAAATGTTAATCACAGTCTGATATCACTAACAACAGAGCTAATTTCATcgtctttctttttaaaggaaGCTTGGGGGGGCATCTATTGCTTGTTGTGTGACTACTCGAATGACTCCTCAATGATGGGTTTGCGAGGAGAAGAAAATGCTGAAAGATACAAACCACTTCatccacaaaaaaagggaaacaatcACAAACAGTGGAGGCGTGACAGATGAAGCGGTCGGCTGCAGAGAGTCTGGTGGAAAACCTGTCGCCAGTGTGGGACAATGGAAACTGAAGTAAAACAAACCTTTGAGCCATAAATTGAACACCGAAAAATGcccctaaaaaaacaacaaaacctcctgaaaagaaaagaaactctTAAATGATGTGTGGAggtgcaacaattagtcaattcatCGATTAGATGCCGACTTTTAAATGAATCTCAAACTCTTTACAGATTCgattcatctttttttgggtcattcttttaaaagaaaagtctcATTCCAGCtactcaaatgtgaatattttctggtttctttaatcttctgtgacagtaaactgaatacaTTTGGGGCTGTGGACGAAATGAAACATTTGAGGAAAACCAGTGAACAAACTATGTGGTAGACGCGCACATCcggaataaaaaacaacaacaaacaaacaaataaaaaacaggtgCTGGACCCAAACAACTAAATCGGTAAAGGCAGGAAAAACATcagcacactgtagctcccaatgcaggtataatttaaACCTCacattatacctgcattgggagctacagtgtgcagacttttttgtgcaccgtttttaaccattttttgaCACTTTATGGACCAAACGATGACTCGAATAATTGTTATTATCGGCATTattacattgttattattattattattagtattattattaagtattaacagtgtggagtttgcatgttctcctcgtgcctgtgtgggttctctcctcccacagaccaaaaaatCATGCACTCTAGGTTAATTGGAGACTTTAAATTTCCCCTAAGTGTGTATGGTTGTTTGTCTTCTCTATGTTTGATTGGCTCCAGTTTTGACATATACAGACTTTTATTGGGAATTAATTGAGAAGTTATAATCATTGTTGAGGCTTCTGTTTGACATGTGTGACTACTTGTTTGCTAAAATGCTAAAGAGTGGGAAGTTGACAACTGAATCAAGCCtaaatttgattgatttaaatgtaaaaatctgtttttccaGTTTTCTGCACAGTGCTGCAATACAGTTGGGTGCTTTTCAAATGCAGGATATGTGAGAAGCATGAATGAAGATGGGGGATTGTCACGCACCAAAAAAGTCttgatatttatgttttttcccccaaattaCAGAGCGAGCTACATGTTTACTTAATGCTTAATCAATCTTTTCCATATCGCATCGTATATCAATACCAGACAAACTATAAATCGTACTAATGTTACTATACTGATGTCAGCTCATCACCCACttaatatcatatcatatttaaaGTATGTTCACATCACATCCACTACACTCATTTCAAGCCAAATTTTTCACCAGAGAGCTTTAAAACCTGTATTTCTGCATGCCGAACTCGCTCCGCCGATTTCCATCGACCCTTCGCGTCTGCTGGCGGCGACACAACACGCAGTCTGGGTCCGCTTCCACACAAACAAAGCGGCGCCTGCCAGGTCGCTACAAGCAGCAACATCTTCTTTTGGATTCGGCTTTCAGATGAAGCGCGGTTACAGATAATAAGGAATTAATGTGTCATCACATCAGAAGACACAACAGAGCCTGTAGAGCGGGGGCGTCAAACTCATTTTACttccaatttgatctcaagtgggcctacaaataatataaatatcttTACTAtgataaaccatctatttactgtgaaaaatgagcagtttcaacaattttatgttttttcagaTCATTTTGCACAATATCATGTTCTAGTTTACCTTAGACATGTAAATATAacctaaaataataatgatttaaccgttaaacaggcaggagtggtaaattagatgtgaaatattttggatTTCATGAGTTGTGTCTCCACCTATTATTATACCCTATTAagctataaaaatgtatatatgtatgtattgtctctttaagggttaaataactatttaaatgtatttttttgaaactgaaaattacaagaacTTTATGAAACCTTAAAAagaaatcctactactacttataaaactatttataaacCTAacaatcttattaaaactattaactattaatttaaaaaagaatgtgtagcacctatacaaaagtataacattttaaaatattttcatttttgttgtcaaatttctaaaaaaaagatatttgtggtgaaaaattggaattattTTCCTGTAAtcttcatactttgcaaagtcaTCCAGCGGGCCGGATTGaaccccttggcgggccggttctggcccatgGACCGTATGTTTGACAACCCTTCTGTAGAGCTTACAGATGTTGCTCCTTAAAGAGATGATAGCTGAGAATAAATATCCCTTTTCTCTCATCAGCAATTACCCACTTTCTCAACTTCCTTGTTTTTCCTTCCACATcctttcacagtttcttttaacAAAATTCAATACACTCACTCTtccttcccctttctctctctctccctctccctctctctccctctctctccctctctctctctctctctctctctctctccctctctctctctctctctctctctctctctctctctctctctctctctctctctctctctctctctctccaaagtCTTTCTCTCTTACGCTCCTTTTCTCTCTATAGTCGAGCATTCCTGCACTCTGGGTCAGGCACAGAGCGCCACTTGTTTACAGACCGGGACGCTACTTACATAAACTTAACAGGCTCAGATGCCTGGGAAACACTACAGATTCActtctctcccttctttctctctctttctctttctttttctcacccCTCTAACCACCTTTGCATACCAGACAGAATTAAGAAGCAGGCTACAGCAgtcttaattgtttttaaacGGCACATTTCACATGCATGGTCGTGGCCTTGACCTCGTCACTTGTAGTGTTGCCTCGGACCAGAAACAGAGGAAATAGGAACCGTGCCATCTATCATGGGAACAGCTCCCGAGTCTGGGCCGACTGTCAAGAGCGGACTGACTTAATGGAATCTTAATGGCATGAATGTGACTGAGAAAGGGAGTGATTTTAGCTGCTGGTGCCTCTTATGCTTAAAAAATTAACCCTGGATCGGATGTACTAGTTGGTTAATTTATCATTCTGATTTTTAGGTATTTCAGTCATGTTTAAGCTTCTTAAAACTCCGCTGattgttatatatttaaattaacagTCAAACATAGTAGAAGATCCCTGACTCTGCAGTTTTGCAGTTTTCCAGCTCTTCTAAGTGTTTCGGTGACTTTCAGCtgttgtttcagtttttaaggCTCACAACAGCACAGTTTTGGGTTCTGTTTGGTGTTctcaaaagtgacatttttactggaaaaaaagcacaaaaatagCCACCGGACACAACCTGATCGGCACCAAACAGCAGGCAGACAGAGTTAGCGAtaagctggtgaacatagtggagcatttagctgtTCAAGAGATGGATATTTCCATTTATCAAGCGACATGCAACAAGTTTTAGCTTCTTAAAGCTACActgatcattatttttaaaattagaaatggatcaaatgaccATTATCGTTGTGAGCATAGTGACGACACCACAAAAAACCTTGACTTTGCAGTTTTCCAGCTTTTCTAAGCTTTTTGGTGCCTTTCAGCTGGTTGTTTCACTTTTAAGGCTCAACAACAGCACAGTCTTGGTATTCTAAATGTGCCATTTTCGCAGACAAAAAATATCACCAAACAGCAGGCAGATAAAGTTAGGGGCTAGTTGGTGAACATCATGGAGCATTTAGCCGTTAAAGAAATGAACATGTAAATTTATAAGataaggtaaaataaaatattcctttattgaTCCCAtggtggggaaatttacattattgcagcagcaaactggataacaaaaacaaaaagagcatgaatagaaagaataaagagaagTATACAAACGATAAAGAAACTAATACAAATAGTAGTAAAAAAGTAGTGGTAAATAATGTAGGGAAAAAGCAACATGCAACACCTTCattcttaaagctgcactgatcATTATGTTACtaatgattacatttattttaaaaattgctgTGTGTAACATGAACAGACGGTCATAGTGACAAACCTGCAAAAAATTCTCACGACTCTGcagtttttctcagttttacgAGGtatttagtgtctttcagcttgTTTCGCTTTTTACAGcctgaaatattaaaaacacactcaaaactAACTTTACACGACCTGCCCAGCACAGCCTGATATATTCCTTCATAAATCAATATTGAACTTTTATTTGTCAAGTGAGcagaaacatgactcaaaaatgaattattatgtAGCTTcatatctgctggatgtgtaaatggGCAACTGTTTCCTCACATGTTAGCTTTAACAACTTTATAAAGGTGAAAATAAGtcaaatgttgtatttacaAGCTTGTTTTGCAACCaaattgacatttattttactattgtttccacattttatacactaagtgatgtttaaaagagtcaaattaattgataatgaaagtaacTTTTTGTTGCAGCCCACCTATAACCACCTATAAAGTTTTATCTTCACTAAATAAGTGATTCTCGTCTGATTTCCTTCATAATATttgataaaatattcataaagtGTAATGAAATTTTGTGAAAAGCTTGCCAAGAAACAACTGAATAGATCTTTTATATGATAATTTAATTTAGTCATGTACTCAACATGCTCTTTTTAGTGTCCATCTGTATCTCAATGGGTTTGTTTCAATGACATGTTTTCGTGTGTGAAGCCCCTCTGcaaacatttgctgcttttccacAAGTGCTGCATAAAAAAGATTATTTGTTCACTCGCCGGGATGACAGCAAAActatacaaaaagaaaaagaggagaaaaaaagtgatgagGTTAAGAAGAGGCTAAACACAGTGCGAGGGCAGgcagctgaggaggaggaggaggaagaggagaaggagaaggaggaggctgGTGGTTGCTGGAGGTTTATTTTCCCTGTTTCTAAAGAGCTGTGTGGCGTTTCTGCGATTCTCAGACATTTCCTGCCCCGGCCACTGAAAATAACCCACAGGAAAATAGGCTGACCTGCTGCACATCAATGCTCTATTCAAATTCGCTGCCACTAGCTCAAAGAAAGGGCTGACTTTCACACTCCTGTAAACAACAAACTGCTCATGTCACCTGTGTGCaacctgccacacacacacatacacacacacacacacacacacatacaacggCTTCCCGCAACGTAGCGCAACGTAACAGGTCACCTGCAAATTAAAGGGTGATAACGGAGGGGTTAAGTGTTAAACGACGGGGTCTGGATCTCAGCCCATATTAACTTTAGACTCCTTTtctcacactcaaacacagtCATGCCATTGTTCTTAGTAAAAAACGTATTTTTCTATGCTTCATTCATTGATAATTACTGTTAAATACACATGTTCCTATTTTACAGTGTGACATCTTTCTGATTCAAGTGATTTTTTCTTACCTTAAccctcaaatttgacccatttttacatttgagagctgtaaaaacacccaataTACGTTTTTTATAGCTTAGACTTtttctaatgtgacccacagtatacaaaaatggaaataaaatgctttttctttttagttttgtgcagctgatacacatttttaaaaaacgtacATTTACAAGTTTGACCTGAGAATATGAGTcagagtatgaacagtatgtaagggttaaaaaaaaaagttgatgaaAGACAGGATTAGTGCTGAACTGATTAGTCTATTAAACTATAAGTCGattgttaaaaaaagactgataactgattaatacttaaggtaaggtaaggtctTTGTTCTGTTCCTGCTGCTTCACAGACTAAACACTTAATAaatcatacaaataaataaccgATAAAGATGGGGTGGCCTCAGGGATTTGGCTCCtatcatttcctgtcatctcttaTACTGTAATCCCTCTAATAAATGCACATATGCCAGACAAATACTAACAAAAATCAACAtattaataattacagtaataaaaGTAATGATTAGTTACAAGCTGAAAGTTTTAAGCATGCTTTGAGTAAAGTACCGTACCTCTCGTACTCATCGTCCTGGCATCTGTGATACGGATCCTGCACTTCATAGATGTCTGAATCCTCTCCATCAGCCCAGCCTCGCCTCGCACTGTGAAAAGGCAGGTTCATATATTCGGGGATCTCTTCATATAGAGGAACGTTCTCATACTCCACTGATCCCCCTCCACCTTCTCCGCTGAAATCAACTTCCCCGATGCAGCTATTGGGCCTCTCTCGGCTTTTCTCCCCCCGGTTAGACTCCACGCTGGTACAGTCCAGGGACTGCCCTCCCTTGGCCAGCAGCTTTGGCAGCATCTTGACAGACAGCCGGAGCTCCAGCAGCTTCCGGAAAGAGAGGCTCCTCTTTTGGGAGTCGGCCCGCGTTGCCAGATCAGCTGCAGAGAAGGACTGCGCCCTCTGCTTGCCCCCCAGCATAGGGGCTCTGCTCTTTGGTGGCACGCTGCTCCTGGTGGGAATCTGCCGGCTGAAGAAGGTGACGCAGGGTCGGGTGAAGCGCCACGCTGTTTTCTCCTGAGGGGGTGCGGGCAGCTCTCTCATGGGTGTGTTTGCGTGTGGAGGTGCAGGAGGGCAAATGGAGGGTGGAGGAGGCGCTGGCAGGCTGTGTCTTTGAGGTTTTCTGGGTGGCGCCCTCATCGAATGCTGGTCCTCAGCGGAGAAGGCCTTCCTGGCGTTGACCAGAGGAGGGTGGCAGCCGAATTTGATCTGCTTGGGGAGGCTGTGAGTGATGGGGTAGCGCTCGAATTCGCCGTACCCGGCCTCCTCGTTGTCCTCCTCCGCCGCCGCCCGATGCTCCTCGCCGTCTTTGCTGCGGCTCATCGACTCGGGTTGAGAGAGCAGGTCTAAGGAGTGGGAAGTGTTTTTGTGTAGCGGGGAGAACATGTGGAGTGTTCTGTGGAGGCGAGGCGAGAGGGAGGTCTGTCGAGGAGGAGGGACGGGTGCGTCGGGCTCGTTCTCATATGTGTCCTCTTGGAGCTCCTCGCCCTCTGAGCAAAGAGACAAACCAGCTACGCTCCCCTCCGCCTCTCTCAATTCAACCCGCTGCTTTTGCTCCTCCGCCAGCTGCTGATCCTGGACGCCGCCCTCCACGCCATCCTGCCTCACCAGGGTCGGCTTTTTAAGTTTACGTGGCTGAGGGACAGGGAGAGGCTTACTGGGGGCGGCGGGGACCTGCAGATCTGGCGGTAAACTTATGTGCGACCCTTCATCGCTTTCATCCTGAGCGTTTTCAGCAGGATGGAGCTCATGAAGGGTGATGCTCGGGGAGAGAATGATGCTGCCGGCAACATCACAGGCCCACGTAGAGTCTTGTAAATCTGTATTCGGGGCCTCGGTTTGATCAGGTTTTGGGACATcaggctcagcagcagcagaacttCTTCTTTCCTGATGTTTGACAGCATCCGAAACTTTCCCCTGTGCCTCTTTACTCCCCAATCCCCGATCCAAGTGTCTCTGTCTTTGGGGTTTATCCCTTGGCTTTTTGCTTATCCCTCCACCTTCATTCTTCTCCACATGCGCTCCTTTCTCCCGGTTTTCCGACTTCTCCGCAAATCCTTCTTTGGTAATCCCGTTCTGCAGCAGGCCTTTGTGCAAATCGCCCCCGATCTCGGTTACACTTCCGTTTTCGAGGCGCCGACATTGAGAACACTCCTGAAGCCCACAGGAGCAGGTGGGGATGATGTAGTCTGATTCACGTTTGTTAGAAGCTGATAAAATCCCATTTTTGGAGTTGAGGAGCGACAGGTTGTCGTCTAAagcctcctcctgctcctgggAGAGGTTGAGGGGTCCGCTGGGTTTGGGAGGAGGGGGTGAAACAGGCGGAGAGGAGGCTGAGGATGATTTGGGGATGCATGGTTTAGGGGCAACAGCCGGTTTTGACCTCTTGAGAGTGGCGGGGGAAGGCTGGGAGACGACGGAGGGTTGAGGGAGCAGACCCGGTTTAGGGGCGATGGGCGGGGGAGAGGGCTTGGTGGTGGTCGAAGGGATTTTAGGTTTGGGAGCTAACGGAGGCTTCTTCACACCTGCAcgtaaagaaaaagaaggagagattAACAGGAAAGACAAAAGTTGCTTACACACACTTCCTCTCACACATGAATTATGCATCAGCAGCACGCGAAGGCATCCTCCCCTCCACTAATATAAGCACGGACAGCTGCAAGCTGCGGTTAAGGCTTGGGGTCAAAAGGTCACGCTCGGGgtcagaggagagagactgGGGGTTGGATTGAGCGTGCAACAAGTTTTAGAGTTCAGAATTAGGGTGTGAAtgttacttaaaaaataaagccaTTGTCCTGTGTTATATCCtgcttcttttgtttctttttaataatcatttAGCTGATTAATGAGTACAACTTCAACTTTTGATGGaatttaattcaaattttcGACTAAATTGATATCTTCCTTCTCTAAAGCTTTTAAACTACACTGGCAGAGCAACACATCTTATAGAAATGTTGACTTTTTACTCTGTAATACTCTTCTTATGGttgcatttttctgtcttttctctctctactcGAGCAGGTTACTGCTAAACCTAACACTTTATTGATAgattattctatttattttaagtgCCCTACCTTCCACGTTGTGCTATTATAGCTGCATCTCATctttttagctgtgtgtgtttcatgtttttatctggttgtcatgtttttttatttatctttgaaTCACAAATGGAGTGGCACCTATAATttcattatatgtaaaatataatgacaataaagctttctaaATTCTAAATGAGACTATTTTTGGCAGATTTATACAAtacaatgtcagaaaaatgatgaaaaatgttgataaatgtTTCCCAAGAttatgtcctcaaatgtctcgttttgtccacaatgcaaagatattcactttacaGTCAAAAGAAACCGGTAAATTTTCACATCAAGAAGCtggaaaatgactcaaaaatcaattatcaaaatagttggggATAAACTTAATAGAACTTAGagaaaaatatacttttttgtCTGTAGAACCCTTCT encodes:
- the fgd6 gene encoding FYVE, RhoGEF and PH domain-containing protein 6, with the translated sequence MSTGVKKPPLAPKPKIPSTTTKPSPPPIAPKPGLLPQPSVVSQPSPATLKRSKPAVAPKPCIPKSSSASSPPVSPPPPKPSGPLNLSQEQEEALDDNLSLLNSKNGILSASNKRESDYIIPTCSCGLQECSQCRRLENGSVTEIGGDLHKGLLQNGITKEGFAEKSENREKGAHVEKNEGGGISKKPRDKPQRQRHLDRGLGSKEAQGKVSDAVKHQERRSSAAAEPDVPKPDQTEAPNTDLQDSTWACDVAGSIILSPSITLHELHPAENAQDESDEGSHISLPPDLQVPAAPSKPLPVPQPRKLKKPTLVRQDGVEGGVQDQQLAEEQKQRVELREAEGSVAGLSLCSEGEELQEDTYENEPDAPVPPPRQTSLSPRLHRTLHMFSPLHKNTSHSLDLLSQPESMSRSKDGEEHRAAAEEDNEEAGYGEFERYPITHSLPKQIKFGCHPPLVNARKAFSAEDQHSMRAPPRKPQRHSLPAPPPPSICPPAPPHANTPMRELPAPPQEKTAWRFTRPCVTFFSRQIPTRSSVPPKSRAPMLGGKQRAQSFSAADLATRADSQKRSLSFRKLLELRLSVKMLPKLLAKGGQSLDCTSVESNRGEKSRERPNSCIGEVDFSGEGGGGSVEYENVPLYEEIPEYMNLPFHSARRGWADGEDSDIYEVQDPYHRCQDDEYESGWLGQHVHSEEEEIHSSDEEDNSSTSSKENLDVVDKQQEDEMKRKKVVHIAQEIMSSEKVFVDVLKLLHIDFRDAVAKATRQNGKPVVDERILCQILYYLPQLYQLNRDLLRELEDRVAHWSDHQRLSDIFVQKGPYLKMYSTYIRQFDNNVALLDEQCRKNPAFTAIVREFEMSPRCASLALKHYLLKPVQRIPQYQLLLTDYLKNLPEDSEDYKDTQAALSIVKEVANHANDIMKQGDNFQKLMQIQYSLNGHHEIVQPGRVFLKEGTLMKLSRKVMQPRMFFLFNDALMYTTPVQSAQYKLNSVLSLAGMKVSKPSQEAYQNELNIESVERSFILSAGSATERDEWLEAIAKAIDDYTKKKITFISSRSQEEAECVVDSGAPLGSKAPIWIPDLRATMCMICTCEFTLTWRRHHCRACGKVVCQACSTNKYYLEYLKNQPARVCDHCFAKLQENSDRCASTSVSPIKSGAFSFTRKQKKIPAALKEVSANTENSSMSGYLNRSKGNKKQWKRLWFVIKNKVLYTYAASEDVAALESQPLLGFFLREEKNGPAQKLQFKLYHKNTLFYIFKADDIPTAQRWIEAFQEAMILEQ